Proteins from a genomic interval of Ndongobacter massiliensis:
- a CDS encoding HK97 gp10 family phage protein, with the protein MSRKVKISGLADAVMEELNAYAKTTTEGMKQAVTKAATTTKKEIKAHAPKKHGDYQKSWTQKKTSESSHALQVTVYSRNRYQLAHLLEHGHAKRNGGRTRAIPHIAPAETIGEEQLMKEIERMIKDG; encoded by the coding sequence ATGAGCCGAAAAGTCAAAATCTCCGGCCTTGCTGATGCCGTGATGGAAGAACTCAACGCCTATGCCAAAACGACAACGGAAGGCATGAAGCAAGCCGTCACCAAAGCGGCAACGACCACCAAAAAAGAAATCAAGGCGCATGCGCCAAAGAAGCACGGCGACTATCAAAAAAGCTGGACGCAAAAGAAAACCTCCGAGTCCTCCCATGCCCTGCAGGTGACGGTCTACTCTCGTAACCGCTACCAGCTGGCACACCTCTTAGAACACGGCCACGCCAAAAGGAATGGCGGCAGGACGAGGGCAATTCCTCATATCGCGCCTGCCGAGACAATCGGTGAAGAGCAGCTTATGAAAGAGATCGAAAGGATGATCAAAGATGGATGA
- a CDS encoding phage head closure protein: MDIALLNVTVTFQKRTVESDAIGNQIETWKDDYTCAATISGEGGREVFIAASEVEKADMAVTVRWCTKTAAMSTTDFRIVFQGCAYDIEKIDHLSFRKRAIKFFCVKERT; encoded by the coding sequence ATGGATATCGCTCTTCTCAATGTCACCGTCACCTTCCAAAAAAGAACCGTGGAAAGTGATGCCATCGGAAACCAAATCGAAACGTGGAAAGACGACTACACCTGTGCCGCCACCATCTCAGGAGAAGGCGGTCGCGAAGTCTTTATCGCAGCCTCTGAAGTGGAGAAGGCGGACATGGCGGTGACGGTCAGGTGGTGTACGAAAACGGCAGCGATGAGCACGACAGACTTTCGCATCGTCTTTCAGGGCTGCGCCTACGACATCGAAAAAATTGACCACCTGTCTTTCAGGAAGCGAGCGATCAAGTTTTTCTGCGTAAAGGAGAGAACCTGA
- a CDS encoding head-tail connector protein has protein sequence MLSLEDVKNYLRVDFDDDDALIESLIPSATELVKNVARTEDLSSFENGRIAVLFTVAYLYEHREEADHHALTLTLRALLFGERQVSF, from the coding sequence ATGCTGAGCCTTGAAGACGTGAAAAACTATCTCCGCGTGGATTTTGACGACGATGACGCACTCATCGAGTCGCTCATACCCTCTGCCACCGAGCTGGTCAAAAACGTGGCACGAACCGAAGATCTCTCTTCTTTTGAAAACGGGCGCATTGCCGTGCTTTTTACGGTGGCCTATCTCTACGAACACCGAGAAGAAGCCGATCACCATGCGCTCACCTTGACGCTTCGCGCTCTTCTTTTCGGAGAAAGGCAGGTGAGCTTCTGA
- a CDS encoding phage major capsid protein: protein MTITELLNKRAKTWEAAKAFLESHRDKDGLLSAEDGAAYDKMEAEIAAYSTEIERMCRQKDIEDKMSKPLGTPLTAKPAVLSTETEEKHGRASSSYAKDMLVALRSGFKRISNILEEGKDENGGYLVPEEWDSRLIDKLTEENIFRSLATTITTSGEHKINIAATKPAAAWIEEGQALSFGEATFDQVVLDAHKLHVAIKVTEELLYDNAFNLESYIIDQFGKALGNAEEDAFLNGDGKNKPLGIFAATGGGEVSATLTGTALKTDDILTLIYSLKRPYRKNAAFILNDATLAALRKLKDNNQAYIWQPSYQAGEPDRLCGYPVKTSAFCPVLETGKAGVAFGDFSYYNIGDRGTRSFQELRELFAGNGMVGYVAKERVDGKLILPEAVQILKAGA, encoded by the coding sequence ATGACGATTACTGAACTTTTGAACAAACGTGCCAAGACCTGGGAGGCCGCAAAGGCTTTTCTGGAATCCCATCGAGACAAAGACGGACTGCTTAGCGCCGAAGACGGCGCGGCTTACGACAAGATGGAAGCCGAGATCGCAGCCTACAGCACAGAAATTGAGCGCATGTGCCGTCAAAAGGACATCGAAGACAAGATGAGCAAGCCGCTCGGTACGCCGCTTACGGCAAAACCGGCCGTGCTTTCCACAGAGACGGAAGAAAAGCACGGACGTGCCTCCTCTTCCTATGCCAAGGATATGCTCGTTGCCCTGCGAAGCGGCTTTAAGCGCATCTCGAACATCTTGGAAGAAGGCAAAGACGAAAACGGCGGCTATCTGGTACCTGAAGAATGGGACAGCCGCCTCATTGACAAGCTGACCGAAGAAAATATCTTCCGAAGCCTCGCCACGACCATCACCACGTCCGGCGAACACAAGATCAATATCGCGGCTACCAAGCCTGCCGCGGCATGGATCGAGGAAGGTCAGGCCTTAAGTTTCGGTGAGGCGACCTTTGATCAGGTGGTGCTCGATGCCCATAAGCTTCATGTAGCGATCAAGGTTACCGAAGAACTGCTCTACGACAATGCTTTCAATTTGGAAAGCTACATCATCGACCAGTTCGGCAAAGCACTCGGTAACGCGGAAGAAGATGCCTTCTTAAACGGCGACGGCAAAAACAAGCCGCTTGGCATCTTTGCCGCAACCGGCGGGGGAGAGGTTTCCGCCACACTCACGGGTACTGCGCTTAAAACTGACGATATCCTGACGCTCATCTACTCTTTGAAGCGCCCATACCGCAAAAACGCCGCGTTTATCTTAAATGACGCAACGCTTGCCGCCCTTCGAAAGCTCAAGGATAACAATCAGGCCTACATCTGGCAGCCGAGCTATCAGGCAGGAGAACCGGACCGTCTTTGCGGCTATCCGGTTAAGACCTCTGCCTTCTGCCCTGTTTTGGAGACGGGAAAAGCAGGCGTGGCTTTCGGGGATTTCTCCTATTACAACATCGGAGACCGCGGAACCAGAAGCTTTCAGGAACTTCGAGAGCTTTTTGCCGGAAATGGCATGGTGGGCTACGTTGCCAAAGAACGTGTGGACGGAAAACTGATCTTGCCCGAGGCCGTGCAGATTCTCAAAGCAGGTGCGTAA
- a CDS encoding head maturation protease, ClpP-related, translated as MNRQKKFWRWTKNKSPDPNENETRTLYLDGVIAEESWFDDEVTPALFKSELDDGTGNITVWINSPGGDCFAAAQIYNLLLNYQGKVTVKIDGLAASAASVIAMAGDEILMSPVSMLMIHNPSTVAIGDTQDMQRAIGMLSEVKESIIGAYKQKSGLSHAKLASLMDEETWMNAEKAVELHFADRITSRQDLYPQGENEDPTYGESAVLNGKESESLTETPMLFSRRKVAAAINKKLCDYAAACEAKTPAQTEEPITHRYKVKDLETRLDLIKHFI; from the coding sequence ATGAACCGACAGAAGAAATTTTGGAGATGGACGAAAAACAAAAGTCCCGATCCAAACGAAAATGAAACACGAACTTTATATCTGGACGGCGTGATTGCCGAGGAGAGCTGGTTTGACGATGAAGTCACACCGGCTCTTTTTAAATCCGAACTTGATGACGGCACAGGCAACATCACCGTCTGGATCAACTCACCGGGAGGCGACTGCTTTGCGGCCGCTCAGATCTATAACCTACTTTTGAACTATCAAGGCAAGGTGACGGTCAAAATTGACGGTCTTGCGGCATCCGCCGCCTCGGTGATCGCGATGGCGGGAGATGAGATTCTCATGAGTCCTGTTTCCATGCTCATGATCCATAACCCATCCACCGTGGCCATCGGAGATACACAGGACATGCAGCGTGCCATCGGGATGTTATCCGAGGTCAAAGAATCCATCATCGGTGCCTACAAGCAAAAAAGCGGTCTTTCTCATGCAAAGCTCGCTTCACTCATGGATGAAGAGACCTGGATGAACGCGGAAAAGGCAGTAGAGCTGCACTTTGCCGACCGCATCACATCAAGGCAGGATCTCTATCCGCAAGGCGAGAATGAAGATCCTACATATGGTGAGAGTGCCGTGCTAAACGGAAAAGAATCTGAAAGCCTCACGGAGACACCGATGCTCTTTTCACGCCGCAAGGTCGCAGCTGCCATCAACAAAAAGCTCTGTGACTATGCGGCGGCCTGTGAGGCAAAAACGCCTGCCCAAACGGAAGAACCGATTACCCACCGCTACAAAGTCAAGGACTTGGAAACACGCCTTGATCTAATCAAACACTTTATTTAA
- a CDS encoding phage portal protein codes for MGFLQSLFHSRDKPKDQTAGSAFRFYFGHTTSGKAVTERSAMQITAVYACVRVLAEAVAGLPLHLFHLRGNAGKEKATDSPLYFLLHDEPNPEMTSFIFRETLMCHLLLWGNAYAQIIRNGKGEVVALYPLMANKMTVDRDENGTLYYEYQVSKSDAPTLKNGRVRLSPSEVLHIPGLGFDGLVGYSPIAMAKNALGMAMATEEYGAAFFKNGANPSGILSMPGVVKDPEKIRQSWEQGFGGSQNSNKVAILEEGMSYTPISISPEAAQFLETRKFQIDEIARIFRVPPHMIGDLEHATFSNIEHQSLEFVTYTLRPWLVRFEESMQRSLLLPEQKKDYLIRFNVDGILRGDYESRMRGYATGIQNGIFSVNDVRRLEDMDLLSKEDGGDLHVLNGNVVKLADAGSAYTKNKEDTDEPTEEILEMDEKQKSRSKRK; via the coding sequence ATGGGATTTTTACAGTCACTTTTTCATTCAAGAGATAAGCCGAAAGATCAAACCGCCGGCTCTGCCTTTCGCTTTTACTTTGGGCACACCACATCGGGGAAAGCGGTGACGGAGCGCTCTGCCATGCAGATTACTGCCGTCTATGCCTGTGTAAGAGTTTTAGCTGAGGCGGTCGCCGGTCTTCCGCTCCATCTCTTTCACCTCAGAGGAAATGCCGGCAAAGAGAAAGCAACGGACAGCCCCCTTTACTTTTTGCTGCACGATGAGCCGAATCCGGAGATGACCTCATTTATCTTCCGAGAAACCCTCATGTGCCATCTGCTCTTGTGGGGCAACGCCTACGCACAGATTATCCGAAACGGCAAAGGTGAAGTTGTCGCCCTATACCCGCTCATGGCCAACAAAATGACGGTTGACCGGGATGAAAATGGCACTCTTTACTACGAATATCAGGTCAGTAAAAGCGATGCTCCAACGCTTAAAAACGGACGGGTAAGACTTTCTCCTTCTGAGGTACTCCATATCCCGGGCTTGGGCTTTGACGGTCTTGTCGGCTACAGCCCGATTGCGATGGCGAAAAACGCTCTCGGCATGGCAATGGCCACCGAAGAATACGGTGCGGCATTCTTTAAAAACGGTGCCAACCCCTCCGGTATTTTGTCGATGCCAGGCGTGGTGAAAGACCCTGAAAAGATCCGACAGTCTTGGGAGCAGGGCTTTGGCGGATCGCAGAACTCCAACAAGGTCGCCATTTTGGAAGAAGGCATGAGCTACACGCCGATTTCCATCTCACCGGAAGCCGCGCAGTTTCTTGAGACGCGGAAGTTTCAAATCGATGAGATTGCCCGCATCTTCCGCGTGCCGCCCCATATGATCGGAGATCTCGAACATGCGACCTTTTCCAATATCGAGCACCAGTCGCTGGAGTTTGTGACCTACACCTTGCGTCCGTGGCTCGTGCGCTTTGAGGAGTCCATGCAGCGTTCGCTTCTTTTGCCCGAACAAAAGAAAGACTATCTCATTCGCTTTAACGTGGACGGGATTTTGCGAGGCGATTATGAGAGCCGCATGCGAGGTTATGCCACCGGCATACAAAACGGCATCTTCTCGGTCAACGATGTAAGGCGCTTAGAAGATATGGATCTGCTCTCAAAAGAAGATGGCGGCGATTTGCATGTCTTAAACGGCAATGTCGTGAAGCTTGCCGATGCGGGATCGGCTTATACGAAAAACAAGGAGGATACCGATGAACCGACAGAAGAAATTTTGGAGATGGACGAAAAACAAAAGTCCCGATCCAAACGAAAATGA
- a CDS encoding terminase large subunit, whose protein sequence is MKRLKNYKPTKFMAETSHYDKRKADYAVSFIECLSHTKGTWAGKPFELIDWQERIIRDLFGIVKENGYRQFNTAYIEIPKKMGKSELAAAVALLLCCGDGEQRAEVYGCASDRQQASIVFNVAEDMVKMSPALAKRVKILASQKRLIYKPTNSFYQVLSSEAYTKHGLNIHGVVYDELHAAPDRRLFDVMTKGSGDARMQPLYFLITTAGTDTHSICYEQHQKALDILRGKKHDPTFYPVIYGAKESDDWSDIEVWKKANPSLGITVGLDKVKAAFLQAKENPAEENLFRQLRLNQWVKQSIRWMPLDKWDACAFDVDEKALEGRICYGGLDLSSTTDITAFVLVFPPRDEDEKYLVLPYFWIPEENAELRVRRDHVPYDIWIKEGTMQTTEGNVIHYGFIEKFIERLGERFNIREIAFDRWGAVQMVQNLENIGFTVVPFGQGFASMSPPTKELMNLVLSHRIAHAGHPVLRWMMDNIFIRSDPAGNIKIDKAKSTEKVDGAVALVMALDRAIRMGCDTSESVYDSRGILFL, encoded by the coding sequence ATGAAGAGACTCAAAAACTACAAACCGACGAAGTTCATGGCAGAGACTTCTCACTATGACAAGCGCAAAGCCGACTATGCCGTCTCCTTTATCGAGTGCCTCTCGCACACCAAAGGGACCTGGGCGGGAAAGCCATTTGAGCTAATCGACTGGCAGGAACGCATCATAAGGGATCTCTTCGGCATCGTGAAGGAAAACGGCTACCGCCAGTTCAACACCGCTTACATCGAAATCCCCAAAAAGATGGGAAAATCCGAGCTTGCTGCAGCTGTAGCACTTCTTTTATGCTGCGGGGACGGTGAACAGCGAGCCGAAGTCTACGGATGCGCCTCCGACCGTCAGCAGGCATCGATTGTTTTTAACGTGGCAGAAGATATGGTGAAGATGTCGCCGGCTCTTGCCAAGCGCGTGAAGATTTTAGCCTCACAAAAGCGGCTCATCTATAAGCCGACCAACAGCTTCTATCAGGTACTCTCCTCTGAGGCCTATACCAAGCACGGCTTAAACATTCACGGCGTGGTTTACGACGAGCTTCACGCCGCTCCCGACAGAAGACTTTTTGATGTCATGACCAAAGGCTCGGGCGATGCCCGCATGCAGCCGCTCTACTTTCTGATTACTACCGCAGGAACCGATACCCACTCCATCTGCTATGAGCAGCATCAAAAGGCGCTGGATATCCTGCGCGGCAAAAAGCATGACCCCACCTTTTATCCGGTGATCTACGGTGCCAAAGAAAGCGATGACTGGTCAGATATTGAGGTCTGGAAGAAAGCCAATCCCTCCCTTGGCATCACGGTGGGACTGGATAAGGTGAAAGCCGCCTTCCTGCAGGCTAAAGAAAACCCTGCCGAGGAGAACCTCTTCCGCCAGCTTCGCCTGAATCAGTGGGTAAAGCAGTCAATCCGCTGGATGCCCTTGGATAAATGGGATGCCTGCGCCTTTGACGTGGATGAAAAGGCACTCGAAGGCAGAATCTGCTACGGAGGTCTTGACCTCTCATCCACCACCGACATTACCGCCTTCGTGCTGGTCTTTCCGCCTCGTGATGAGGACGAGAAATACCTCGTCCTTCCGTATTTTTGGATTCCCGAAGAAAATGCGGAATTAAGAGTGCGCCGTGACCATGTGCCCTATGACATCTGGATTAAAGAAGGCACCATGCAGACTACGGAAGGGAACGTCATCCACTACGGCTTCATTGAAAAATTTATCGAGCGCTTAGGCGAACGTTTTAACATCCGGGAGATTGCTTTTGACCGCTGGGGAGCCGTTCAGATGGTGCAGAACTTAGAGAACATCGGCTTTACGGTGGTTCCCTTCGGACAGGGCTTTGCCTCCATGTCGCCTCCCACCAAAGAGCTGATGAACCTCGTGCTTTCCCATCGCATCGCACACGCTGGACATCCCGTGCTTCGCTGGATGATGGATAACATCTTCATCCGAAGCGATCCTGCCGGAAACATCAAAATCGACAAAGCCAAATCCACCGAGAAAGTCGACGGTGCCGTTGCGCTTGTAATGGCACTTGACCGAGCGATCCGCATGGGATGCGACACGAGCGAGTCGGTCTATGACAGCCGCGGCATTTTATTTTTGTAA
- a CDS encoding DUF6900 domain-containing protein: protein MTRKIEKTLLEIAKKNNWEIEDRGDLETRHNDGDDFIEVSVWGLKAMLEEAYAAGKAAC, encoded by the coding sequence ATGACAAGGAAGATTGAAAAAACACTGCTGGAGATCGCAAAGAAAAACAACTGGGAAATCGAAGATCGAGGCGACCTTGAAACCAGGCATAACGACGGCGACGACTTCATCGAAGTTTCGGTCTGGGGACTCAAAGCCATGCTGGAAGAAGCCTACGCGGCAGGAAAGGCGGCATGCTAA
- a CDS encoding DUF5049 domain-containing protein: protein MDEKVKEQILAIRDSGLTNMFDVNTVQRLAFERDFYELVNFIEEDKKAYIRFILTGE, encoded by the coding sequence ATGGACGAAAAAGTAAAAGAACAGATCCTTGCCATAAGGGACAGCGGTCTTACGAACATGTTTGACGTCAATACTGTGCAGCGGCTTGCTTTTGAGCGGGACTTCTACGAGCTTGTAAACTTCATCGAAGAAGATAAGAAAGCCTACATCCGTTTCATCTTGACGGGCGAATAA
- a CDS encoding DUF4314 domain-containing protein, which translates to MKMPTKETLELLRITFPKGCRVELLHMDDVQAPPAGTRGTVTGVDDTGSILVDWDNGSGLNVIFGIDEVRRIQKWTKK; encoded by the coding sequence ATGAAAATGCCAACGAAAGAAACGCTGGAACTGCTGCGGATTACTTTTCCTAAAGGCTGCCGTGTGGAGCTTCTTCACATGGACGACGTACAGGCACCGCCTGCAGGAACACGCGGCACCGTCACCGGAGTCGATGATACCGGCTCCATCCTCGTGGATTGGGATAACGGCTCCGGTCTAAACGTCATCTTCGGGATTGATGAAGTCAGGAGAATTCAGAAATGGACGAAAAAGTAA
- the dcm gene encoding DNA (cytosine-5-)-methyltransferase: MSNVLTLGSLFSGSGGFELAGLTVGMKPLWASEVEPFAIRVTSKRLPFVAHMGDVRNLDGANLPPVDIITFGSPCQDLSIAGKRSGIEGSRSSLFYEAIRIIKEMRWKTNGNYPKYALWENVPGAFSSHKGADFEKVLEAFLSVKGYALDAPRPQKWHAAGEIVADHFSLSWRVLDAQHFGVPQRRKRIFLVADFGDTRAGKILFESESVLGDLEACQDERKRPAGNPKRGAYETGRLILNDQGGSRMDISEDVTGTLRAQSSHPPLIFENHGQDARYTGPNDTAQTIVSRFGTGGNNQPLVVDLPCAYSLCSKKNKAMFSDIKDNSQITETSRTLDTRGSDPVCNQGGMAVLSYGLDRASFNQGQNAAYDFAVEKECQPTMVAKGPGAVATENESGYIVRRLTPTECTRLQGFPDGWCDGLAEENPSKAQFTFWREIFDRYTDMMSIQRKSDKQIKKWLKNPYSDSAAYKLWGNGIALPCAIFVLAAIKKNSGADLEK; this comes from the coding sequence ATGAGTAACGTCTTAACGCTCGGCTCCCTCTTTTCCGGATCGGGAGGTTTTGAGCTTGCCGGACTTACCGTCGGGATGAAACCGCTCTGGGCATCGGAAGTCGAGCCTTTTGCCATACGGGTGACATCCAAACGACTGCCTTTCGTGGCTCACATGGGAGATGTGCGAAACCTTGACGGAGCAAATTTGCCACCGGTTGACATCATCACCTTCGGCAGTCCCTGTCAGGACTTATCCATCGCCGGAAAACGAAGCGGGATTGAAGGTTCCCGCTCGTCGCTTTTCTATGAGGCGATACGAATCATCAAAGAAATGAGGTGGAAAACCAATGGGAACTACCCAAAATACGCGCTCTGGGAAAATGTCCCGGGCGCTTTCTCCTCCCACAAAGGAGCGGACTTCGAAAAAGTCCTTGAAGCCTTCCTCTCCGTCAAAGGATATGCGCTTGATGCGCCTCGACCTCAAAAGTGGCATGCCGCCGGAGAGATCGTGGCAGATCATTTTTCTCTCAGCTGGCGGGTACTTGATGCTCAGCACTTCGGAGTCCCCCAAAGACGCAAGAGAATCTTTCTTGTCGCAGATTTTGGAGACACACGTGCCGGAAAAATATTATTTGAGTCCGAGAGCGTGCTTGGGGATCTTGAGGCGTGCCAAGACGAAAGGAAAAGACCTGCCGGAAATCCTAAGAGAGGCGCTTATGAAACAGGCAGGCTTATTCTAAACGATCAGGGAGGATCGCGCATGGACATCTCCGAAGATGTCACGGGAACCCTGCGTGCTCAGTCAAGCCATCCTCCGCTGATCTTTGAAAACCACGGACAGGACGCAAGATACACAGGCCCCAATGATACGGCGCAGACCATCGTCTCCCGCTTCGGTACAGGTGGAAACAATCAGCCGCTTGTTGTTGATCTGCCGTGCGCCTATTCGCTTTGCTCCAAGAAGAACAAGGCGATGTTTTCGGACATCAAAGACAACAGCCAGATAACCGAGACCTCCCGCACGCTGGATACGAGAGGCTCCGATCCCGTCTGCAATCAAGGCGGCATGGCGGTTCTTTCCTACGGGCTTGACCGGGCTTCCTTTAATCAGGGGCAAAACGCCGCCTACGACTTTGCCGTGGAAAAAGAATGCCAGCCGACAATGGTTGCCAAAGGTCCGGGTGCCGTTGCCACCGAAAACGAGAGCGGCTATATCGTAAGAAGGCTCACTCCGACCGAGTGTACCCGGCTTCAGGGCTTTCCGGACGGTTGGTGCGATGGTCTTGCAGAAGAAAATCCGAGCAAGGCTCAGTTTACCTTCTGGCGTGAGATTTTTGACCGCTACACCGATATGATGTCCATCCAGAGAAAAAGCGACAAGCAGATCAAAAAGTGGCTTAAAAATCCCTACTCGGACAGTGCCGCCTACAAGCTCTGGGGAAATGGCATCGCGCTTCCGTGCGCCATCTTCGTACTTGCCGCAATCAAGAAAAATAGTGGTGCTGACCTCGAGAAATAA